From one Lotus japonicus ecotype B-129 chromosome 3, LjGifu_v1.2 genomic stretch:
- the LOC130709512 gene encoding cysteine-rich receptor-like protein kinase 10, giving the protein MSKLQPTNLVKLLGFCIEIDERILVCEYMSNKSLDYYLFDSNRKNLLGWEKRLNIIEGSAQGLLYLHRYSRVKVIHCDLKASNVLLDEDMNPKISDFGMARILGLKVSQEKTKRVVGTYGYMAPEYAINGIVSIKTDVFSFGILLLEILGGKKNNSSYDSDRQLSLTGYALGFL; this is encoded by the exons AtgtccaaactccaacctactAATCTTGTaaagcttttgggattttgCATTGAGATAGATGAAAGAATATTAGTCTGTGAGTACATGTCTAACAAGAGCTTAGACTACTACCTATTTG ATTCAAATCGTAAGAATTTGCTAGGCTGGGAGAAACGCTTGAACATCATTGAAGGCAGTGCACAAGGACTTCTTTATCTTCACAGGTATTCAAGAGTGAAGGTGATACATTGTGACCTGAAAGCAAGCAATGTATTACTCGACGAAGACATGAATCCTAAAATATCTGACTTTGGCATGGCTCGAATACTTGGTTTAAAAGTGTCACAAGAAAAGACAAAAAGAGTTGTTGGTACATA TGGTTACATGGCTCCTGAGTATGCAATAAATGGTATTGTGTCTATCAAAACAGATGTATTTAGCTTTGGTATACTACTGTTAGAGATTCTTGGTGGCAAGAAGAATAATAGTTCCTATGATTCTGATCGTCAACTCAGCCTCACAGGATAT gcGCTAGGATTCTTGTAG